A section of the Clostridium omnivorum genome encodes:
- a CDS encoding insulinase family protein, whose translation MDINKVYHGFKLLEERPLKELNSIGRIFEHEKSGARLFHLENQDDNKVFSISFRTPPNDSTGVPHILEHSVLCGSKKFPVKEPFVELIKGSMNTFLNAMTYPDKTMYPVASRNDKDFLNLMDVYLDAVLHPNIYKYPEIMMQEGWHYELEDKNSELTYKGVVYNEMKGALSSPDSLMMRKVQESLFPDTPYYFESGGDPDFIPDLTQEKFVEFHKKYYHPSNSYIYLYGNMDLLKHLEFIDKNYLSEFDRISVDSKIAEQPAFKEEKRLVVEYPISPSEKEQDKTFLSLNFAVGSATDAETALAFEILEHLLLETPAAPLKKALVEADLGKDVFGYYDDSALQPTFSVVVKNSNEDKEEQFKKVVLDTIEKLVKDGIKKDLIESSINIKEFQLRESEFDGYPKGLIYNIQAMNSWLYDANPTLHLEYSDKLAAVKTALTTNYFEALLKKYVLDNNHRSVLIVKPKKGLAEKMAEELKTKLNKYKDSLSDSELQKIIENTKKLRERQTSVDSPEDLAKIPLLSLDDLNKKAEQLPLVEKAEKGVKVLHHPIFTGGIAYLNLYFDTTVIPKEKLPYLTILAKVLGKLNTNSHNYEELSNLINIHTGGIRYSGSDTYSKAGSADIFYPKFTVRAKSLVDKLPKLSELICEILGSTVYNDKKRLKEIIQEFRSRLEARMFDRGHLVAAKRVCSYFSQKAKYDELLNGLSFYEFILDLENNFDAKAEEIIDNLENISELVFNKNNLMVGITLDDKEYAAFSDNLNILTGCLNSDEVKSYEYDLELNKLNEGLMTSAKVQYVAKGYNFKKLGYEYNGSMQVLKTIAGLDYLWNKVRVLGGAYGSFARFEWSGNLVLSSYRDPNLAETLKVYDELPDYLRSFEADERELTKYVIGTVSELDYPLTPYMKGETADEYYIRGISQEDVQKERDQIINTKVSDIKGFADLVSKSMEQNCLCALGNEDKLKANKDIFGSIKNIFE comes from the coding sequence ATGGACATAAACAAGGTATATCATGGCTTTAAGCTTTTAGAAGAAAGACCTCTTAAAGAGCTTAATTCCATAGGGAGAATATTTGAACATGAAAAAAGTGGGGCTAGATTATTTCATCTAGAAAATCAGGATGATAATAAAGTATTTTCTATAAGCTTTAGAACACCGCCTAATGACAGTACAGGAGTACCTCATATACTTGAACACTCTGTACTTTGCGGCTCTAAAAAATTTCCAGTTAAAGAACCCTTTGTAGAGCTTATTAAAGGTTCTATGAATACCTTTTTAAATGCAATGACTTATCCTGATAAAACAATGTATCCAGTAGCAAGCAGAAATGATAAGGATTTTCTTAACTTAATGGATGTTTATCTTGATGCTGTGCTTCATCCTAATATATATAAATATCCTGAAATCATGATGCAGGAAGGCTGGCATTATGAATTAGAGGATAAAAATAGTGAACTTACCTACAAGGGTGTAGTATACAATGAAATGAAGGGAGCACTTTCCTCACCTGATTCATTAATGATGAGAAAGGTTCAGGAATCGCTTTTTCCTGACACTCCTTACTACTTTGAGTCCGGTGGAGACCCAGATTTTATTCCTGATTTGACTCAAGAAAAGTTTGTTGAGTTCCATAAAAAATACTATCATCCTTCAAACAGCTATATATATCTTTATGGAAATATGGATTTACTAAAGCACTTGGAATTCATAGACAAAAATTATTTAAGTGAATTTGATAGAATTTCCGTTGACTCTAAAATAGCAGAGCAGCCTGCCTTTAAGGAAGAAAAAAGATTGGTTGTGGAATATCCTATTTCCCCAAGCGAAAAGGAGCAGGATAAGACCTTCCTAAGCCTGAACTTTGCAGTAGGTAGTGCTACAGATGCTGAAACAGCACTCGCATTTGAAATTCTTGAACATCTGCTTCTAGAGACTCCTGCAGCACCATTAAAAAAGGCCCTTGTGGAGGCTGACCTTGGTAAAGATGTATTTGGATATTATGATGATAGTGCACTTCAGCCAACCTTCAGTGTTGTTGTGAAAAACTCTAATGAGGATAAAGAAGAGCAGTTTAAGAAGGTTGTACTTGACACCATAGAAAAGCTGGTTAAGGATGGAATCAAAAAGGACTTAATTGAATCCTCTATTAATATAAAAGAATTCCAGCTTAGAGAATCAGAGTTTGATGGATATCCAAAAGGCTTAATCTATAATATCCAAGCAATGAACAGCTGGCTTTATGATGCAAACCCAACTCTTCACCTTGAATACAGTGATAAGCTTGCAGCAGTTAAAACTGCTTTAACTACAAACTACTTCGAAGCTTTACTTAAAAAGTATGTATTAGACAATAATCATCGTTCTGTACTTATAGTAAAGCCTAAGAAGGGACTGGCTGAAAAAATGGCTGAAGAGCTTAAGACTAAGCTCAATAAATATAAAGACAGCCTTTCTGATTCTGAACTTCAAAAAATAATTGAAAATACGAAAAAGCTTAGAGAAAGACAGACCTCTGTGGATTCTCCTGAGGATTTGGCAAAAATCCCACTACTTTCTCTAGATGACTTAAATAAAAAGGCTGAACAGCTACCTTTAGTAGAAAAAGCTGAAAAGGGAGTTAAGGTGCTTCATCATCCTATATTTACTGGTGGTATAGCTTATTTGAACTTGTACTTTGATACCACAGTAATTCCTAAGGAAAAGCTGCCTTATTTAACAATTCTAGCAAAGGTTCTAGGAAAACTTAACACCAACAGTCACAACTATGAGGAGCTTTCAAATTTAATTAATATTCATACTGGCGGAATTAGATATAGCGGCAGCGATACTTATTCAAAGGCTGGAAGTGCTGACATATTTTATCCTAAATTTACAGTAAGAGCTAAATCCTTAGTAGATAAGCTCCCTAAGCTGTCTGAGCTTATATGCGAGATTCTTGGTAGCACTGTTTATAATGATAAAAAACGTCTAAAAGAAATAATCCAGGAGTTCAGATCTAGACTTGAGGCTAGAATGTTTGACAGAGGCCATTTAGTAGCAGCAAAGCGTGTTTGCTCCTACTTCTCTCAAAAGGCAAAGTATGATGAACTGCTTAATGGATTATCCTTCTATGAATTTATATTAGACCTTGAAAATAATTTTGATGCAAAGGCTGAGGAGATAATAGATAATCTTGAAAATATCTCTGAGCTTGTATTTAATAAAAACAACTTAATGGTTGGAATAACTCTTGATGATAAAGAATATGCTGCCTTTAGTGATAATTTAAATATACTTACTGGCTGCTTAAATAGCGATGAAGTAAAGAGCTATGAATACGACCTTGAGTTAAATAAGCTAAATGAAGGTTTAATGACTTCAGCTAAGGTTCAATATGTAGCTAAAGGTTATAACTTTAAAAAACTTGGCTATGAATACAATGGAAGCATGCAGGTATTAAAGACTATTGCAGGCTTAGATTATTTGTGGAACAAGGTAAGAGTTCTTGGAGGTGCCTATGGCTCCTTTGCCCGCTTTGAATGGAGTGGAAACCTAGTACTTTCCTCCTATCGTGACCCTAACTTAGCAGAAACTCTAAAGGTATACGATGAGCTTCCAGACTATCTTAGAAGCTTTGAAGCTGATGAAAGAGAACTTACAAAGTATGTCATTGGAACTGTAAGTGAGTTAGACTATCCTCTTACACCTTATATGAAGGGCGAAACTGCTGATGAATATTATATAAGAGGAATATCACAGGAGGATGTGCAAAAGGAAAGAGATCAAATAATTAATACAAAGGTATCTGACATTAAGGGCTTTGCTGATTTAGTTTCAAAGTCCATGGAGCAAAACTGCCTATGTGCACTAGGTAATGAAGATAAGCTTAAAGCCAATAAGGACATCTTTGGCAGTATAAAAAATATCTTTGAATAA
- a CDS encoding DUF4342 domain-containing protein: MSINLEQIEALRERANVSYGEAKEALETCNGDLVEALIYLEKNNKIKNGRCNVNSMGVWETIKKIISKGNSTRFVIKKHEREVLSMPVTIAVIAAIIATPLVAVGLILALATSHRFRFESKDGEDMEINKTFDRVSEVVDNAKQKIVENEPVNQ, from the coding sequence ATGTCAATTAATTTAGAGCAAATTGAAGCTTTAAGGGAAAGAGCAAATGTAAGCTATGGAGAAGCAAAGGAAGCACTTGAAACTTGTAATGGAGATTTAGTAGAAGCACTAATTTATTTAGAGAAGAATAACAAGATTAAAAATGGAAGATGTAATGTAAATAGCATGGGGGTTTGGGAAACCATTAAGAAGATTATAAGTAAAGGTAATAGTACAAGATTTGTAATCAAGAAACACGAGCGAGAAGTTTTAAGCATGCCTGTTACAATAGCAGTAATAGCAGCTATAATAGCAACACCACTTGTAGCAGTAGGACTTATCTTAGCACTTGCAACAAGCCATAGATTTAGATTTGAAAGCAAAGATGGCGAGGATATGGAGATAAATAAGACCTTTGATAGAGTATCTGAAGTTGTAGACAATGCAAAGCAAAAAATAGTAGAAAATGAACCAGTAAATCAATAA
- a CDS encoding DUF2971 domain-containing protein — MSIELMDGLRKYHDTITRKNYGEIQQSEKNILYHYTNIEALNGILSSGSFMISKSNFLKDPSEISFVKDIIREIGIEFMDEAEINKMDFYNSLIKSMDELEQLFPLYILSLTEEQDSLVLWSSYSNFEGYNIGIDINNLSYSKELYCLSGKVIYDKDAQKEMIKEIIYDLYTLYKKYEALKGEEYFTHTEKKLLINIYTRAMFFKRYGFKDEREYRIVFTVEKDNFDYSNNELIGHKICNGCFIPYLKIPLKCLNGENRGKFPLKNITIGPKNNLDIAEQGLKSFLYSQGFRDIEVYKSSIMLRY, encoded by the coding sequence TTGAGCATAGAATTAATGGATGGACTACGCAAATATCATGATACTATAACAAGAAAAAACTATGGCGAGATACAGCAGTCTGAAAAAAATATTCTTTATCACTATACAAATATCGAAGCCTTAAATGGAATTCTATCTTCCGGCAGCTTTATGATATCTAAAAGCAATTTTTTAAAGGATCCTTCAGAAATATCCTTTGTTAAGGATATTATAAGGGAGATAGGTATAGAATTTATGGATGAAGCAGAAATTAATAAAATGGATTTTTATAATTCACTGATAAAATCAATGGATGAATTAGAGCAATTGTTTCCACTGTACATTTTATCTTTAACTGAGGAACAGGATTCCCTTGTGCTTTGGTCCAGCTACTCAAACTTTGAAGGCTATAATATTGGTATTGATATTAACAATCTATCCTATAGTAAAGAGCTTTATTGTCTCAGTGGAAAGGTGATATATGATAAAGATGCTCAAAAGGAGATGATTAAAGAAATAATTTATGACCTTTATACACTGTATAAAAAGTATGAAGCTTTAAAAGGTGAGGAATACTTTACTCATACAGAAAAAAAACTGCTTATAAATATATACACAAGAGCAATGTTCTTTAAAAGATACGGCTTTAAGGATGAAAGAGAGTATAGAATAGTTTTCACCGTAGAAAAAGATAACTTTGATTATTCTAATAATGAACTTATTGGCCATAAAATCTGCAATGGATGCTTTATACCTTATTTAAAAATACCCCTTAAGTGCCTTAATGGTGAAAACCGTGGAAAATTCCCACTAAAAAATATAACTATAGGTCCAAAAAATAATTTGGATATAGCTGAGCAGGGCCTAAAATCCTTCCTCTATTCACAAGGCTTTAGAGATATTGAAGTATATAAGTCCAGCATTATGCTAAGATACTAG
- a CDS encoding response regulator transcription factor: MAKEKILIIEDELKIARFVELELKYEGYQVEQCHDGREGLQRALEGNIDLIILDIMLPSMNGMEVLRRLRQHSEVPVIMLTAKDQIMDKVMGLDMGADDYLTKPFAIEELLARIRTALKRKKASAKETKVIQINDLKLDLDKYTVSFKDEIIELTKREFELLKYLMENQNIVLTREKILEIVWGYEYLGDTNVVDVYVRYLRSKIDDRFDRKLIHTVRGVGYLLKDE; this comes from the coding sequence ATGGCAAAGGAAAAGATACTTATAATTGAAGATGAACTGAAAATTGCAAGGTTTGTAGAACTAGAGCTTAAATATGAAGGCTATCAGGTAGAACAGTGCCACGATGGCAGAGAAGGCTTACAAAGAGCATTAGAGGGTAATATAGATTTGATTATTCTTGATATTATGCTGCCTTCAATGAATGGAATGGAAGTTTTAAGAAGATTAAGGCAGCATTCAGAGGTACCAGTGATAATGCTAACTGCAAAGGATCAAATAATGGATAAGGTTATGGGCCTTGATATGGGCGCAGATGATTACCTTACAAAGCCTTTTGCTATTGAAGAATTATTGGCAAGGATAAGAACTGCACTAAAAAGAAAAAAGGCTTCAGCTAAGGAAACTAAGGTTATCCAGATTAATGATTTAAAATTGGATTTAGATAAATATACTGTATCCTTTAAAGATGAAATTATTGAACTAACTAAAAGGGAGTTTGAACTCTTAAAGTATCTTATGGAAAACCAGAATATTGTTTTAACTAGAGAGAAGATACTGGAGATAGTATGGGGCTATGAGTATTTAGGAGATACCAATGTAGTTGATGTTTATGTAAGATATTTAAGAAGTAAAATTGATGATAGATTTGATAGAAAGCTTATTCATACTGTTCGTGGAGTGGGGTATCTGTTAAAAGATGAATAA
- a CDS encoding D-alanine--D-alanine ligase, protein MKIGVIMGGTSSEREISLLTGNEMIKNLDSDKYEIIKIEINSRKDLIEKVQENNIDFALLALHGKFGEDGGAQAILESLGIPYSGCGVASSVLCMDKDISKKLMESAGVITPKWIHLKKHQQVDYNLLNKMGYPIIVKPVNGGSSLGTVLVNNEDEVMDGVLRAFDYDDEIIIEEYISGIEITCGILNKKLLPILCIKPKSNFFDYKSKYQWNEADESVIELDNELKSKVEAMCVQCWDLFKCEVYARIDIIVSKNVPYVLEINTLPGMTENSLLPKSAKAVGMEFEELLDTIITSSLKIKR, encoded by the coding sequence ATGAAAATCGGAGTTATTATGGGCGGTACTTCATCAGAAAGAGAAATTTCACTGCTTACAGGAAACGAAATGATAAAAAATTTAGATAGTGATAAATATGAGATTATTAAAATAGAAATTAACTCAAGAAAAGATTTAATCGAAAAGGTTCAAGAAAATAATATTGATTTTGCACTGCTTGCTCTTCATGGAAAGTTTGGTGAAGATGGTGGTGCACAAGCTATACTTGAAAGTTTAGGGATACCTTATTCAGGCTGTGGAGTAGCTTCTAGTGTGCTGTGCATGGATAAGGACATCTCTAAGAAGTTAATGGAGTCAGCAGGAGTAATTACTCCCAAATGGATACATCTAAAAAAACATCAGCAGGTAGATTATAATCTATTAAATAAAATGGGCTATCCAATAATAGTTAAGCCTGTTAATGGAGGGTCTAGTCTTGGTACAGTGCTAGTTAATAATGAAGACGAAGTAATGGATGGAGTTTTAAGAGCATTTGATTATGATGATGAAATCATTATTGAAGAGTATATTAGTGGGATAGAAATAACTTGTGGTATACTTAATAAAAAGCTGCTTCCAATTCTATGCATTAAGCCTAAATCAAATTTCTTTGATTATAAATCAAAATATCAATGGAATGAAGCAGATGAATCTGTAATAGAATTAGATAATGAATTAAAATCTAAAGTAGAAGCAATGTGCGTGCAGTGCTGGGACTTATTTAAATGTGAAGTTTACGCTAGGATTGATATAATAGTAAGTAAAAATGTACCTTATGTATTAGAAATAAATACTCTGCCAGGAATGACAGAAAACAGCCTTTTACCTAAGAGTGCAAAGGCTGTAGGTATGGAATTTGAAGAACTTTTAGATACTATTATTACTTCTTCATTAAAAATAAAACGTTAG
- a CDS encoding PLP-dependent aminotransferase family protein encodes MFLLDIDLESKEPIYKQIVDQIITMIEEGTLTSGSKLPSTRELSLILKLSRNSCIHAYEELEAREYISIIKGKGAFVSNVQKHLNRGWNIAWKKQCSDYAKRAVELDIIKSEPVTKKGMISFKSIAPDEKLFDLEQVRRNFLNGIALEGEKLLNYGYAKGYRPLIEYLEIYLKDKGICLEGKDILITNGFTEAFDIILASITKPLDSIICENPTHNTAIKIIKLHELNIASVSMENGEINVEELEKALSSGNNKLVYLIPSYHNPMGTVMSASKRKEVYELCKKYNTPIVEDGFNEELLYSSSHVSSIAAVAGMDNGVIYLGSFSKVLFPGIRVGWIVADKGLIEVLESVKRSRNIHTSVLDQMLLYQFLKSGDFELYMKKTRKFYREKYEFSIECSKRYLPHSRIYGEGGLYIFIELVDIDSRVLLKRAMEKGVIFMPGDIFFVNEKGRNTFRLGFSRLSLKDIEKGFRIIGKCIEDIKANK; translated from the coding sequence ATGTTTTTATTAGATATTGATTTAGAAAGCAAGGAACCCATATACAAGCAAATAGTAGATCAGATTATAACAATGATTGAGGAAGGCACGCTTACTAGCGGCAGTAAGCTGCCTTCTACTAGAGAACTGTCACTTATACTTAAATTAAGCAGGAATTCCTGTATCCATGCTTATGAAGAGCTGGAGGCTAGGGAATATATAAGCATAATTAAGGGCAAAGGTGCCTTTGTTTCTAATGTGCAAAAGCATTTAAATAGAGGCTGGAACATAGCTTGGAAAAAGCAATGCAGTGATTATGCCAAGAGAGCAGTTGAACTGGATATTATAAAAAGTGAGCCAGTAACTAAGAAGGGCATGATCTCCTTTAAGAGCATTGCGCCAGACGAAAAATTGTTTGATCTAGAACAGGTAAGGCGTAATTTTCTTAACGGTATAGCTTTAGAGGGTGAAAAGCTTTTAAATTATGGTTATGCAAAAGGCTATAGACCATTAATAGAGTATCTTGAAATATACCTTAAGGATAAAGGAATTTGTCTGGAAGGCAAGGATATCCTAATTACTAATGGGTTTACTGAGGCTTTTGACATAATTTTGGCATCCATAACTAAACCTTTAGATAGTATTATCTGTGAAAATCCTACTCATAACACTGCCATTAAGATTATTAAGCTACATGAATTAAACATAGCTTCGGTTAGCATGGAAAATGGCGAGATAAATGTTGAAGAGTTGGAGAAGGCGCTAAGTAGTGGTAATAACAAGCTTGTATATCTAATTCCTTCCTATCACAATCCCATGGGCACAGTGATGTCCGCCTCAAAGAGAAAAGAAGTATACGAATTATGCAAAAAGTACAATACTCCTATTGTAGAGGATGGCTTTAATGAAGAACTTCTATATTCTTCTTCTCATGTATCTTCAATTGCCGCAGTTGCTGGAATGGATAATGGGGTAATATATCTTGGAAGCTTTTCTAAAGTGCTTTTTCCAGGCATAAGAGTTGGATGGATAGTAGCAGACAAGGGACTCATTGAGGTTTTGGAGAGTGTTAAAAGAAGCAGAAATATTCATACCTCCGTACTGGACCAAATGCTCTTGTATCAGTTTTTAAAAAGCGGTGATTTTGAGCTATACATGAAAAAAACAAGAAAGTTTTATCGGGAAAAGTATGAGTTCTCCATAGAATGCAGTAAGAGGTATCTTCCTCACAGCAGGATATATGGTGAAGGCGGGCTTTACATATTTATAGAACTTGTGGACATAGACTCTAGAGTGCTTTTAAAGAGAGCAATGGAAAAGGGTGTTATCTTTATGCCGGGGGATATATTCTTTGTTAATGAAAAGGGCAGGAATACCTTTAGGCTGGGCTTTTCAAGACTTAGTCTTAAAGATATAGAAAAAGGCTTTAGGATTATAGGAAAATGTATTGAAGATATTAAAGCTAATAAATGA
- the cooS gene encoding anaerobic carbon-monoxide dehydrogenase catalytic subunit has translation MSDKDIKDSYDRSAQRMSGSTQTIAGKIHDSNDPSMHTDLHDKVTVNYENIEKSPDMEEVHKWQREHISKGDQTKEGFPMNVIIDPAMREMYQVVHSAGMTNVFDRFSQQQPIQCKFCMEGLSCQLCANGPCRISDKVPRGTCGVDAHTMVARNFMYRHVTIGTSANIFHCHQAARTLKAAGEHPESGLKIRDAEKLKKYADMAGLDANKPINELAVEFANWVMADIHSPFHIPSKAVEAFAPTRRKELWNKLGLFPGGGYSEIAFAQTQCMTNFNSDPVEFLLRSVRLGIANEYQGLFLLDIIQEILMGTQKIEMKKQNMGLLKENMVNIITNGHMPLLAHVALEMASTDEWQQKAKEAGAEGIQMLGHVCEGQQLINYDGTHNQKAYAGQEGEWLSEEYLFATGVIDLFMFDYNCTIPTLPVYAKRFGTKMLGTHPVIKLQGTETLDFVPEKMKEQAAKALNEAIDGFKARKAENRKVYIPKHVSDCMVGFSTESVREALGGSFKPLIDQIVNGNIRGIATIVGCTTARYGQGGSNIFKITQGLIKNNILVLSGGCTSSVMEYTGLTNPKAADECGEGLKAVCKQLGIPPVLTYGACVDIGKMTHTAKEIADALDVDTNMLPIVIGAPEYLEQKAVADACTAVALGWLVHVAPVPSITGSSVVVETLTHTTETLGLGKVVVEMDAEKTIQIYVDHIEKKRKELGLTT, from the coding sequence ATGTCTGATAAAGATATTAAAGATTCTTATGATAGGAGCGCCCAAAGAATGAGCGGTTCCACTCAAACTATTGCTGGAAAAATTCATGATTCCAATGATCCAAGTATGCATACTGATTTACACGACAAGGTAACAGTTAACTATGAGAACATTGAAAAGTCTCCTGATATGGAGGAAGTTCATAAGTGGCAGAGAGAACATATTTCAAAGGGTGACCAAACAAAAGAAGGATTTCCTATGAATGTTATTATTGACCCAGCCATGAGAGAAATGTACCAGGTAGTACATAGTGCAGGTATGACAAATGTTTTTGACAGGTTTTCTCAGCAGCAGCCTATTCAATGTAAATTCTGTATGGAGGGGCTATCCTGCCAGTTATGTGCTAATGGACCCTGCCGTATAAGTGACAAAGTACCTAGAGGAACCTGCGGAGTTGATGCCCATACTATGGTAGCTAGAAATTTTATGTATAGACACGTTACCATAGGAACTTCAGCAAATATTTTTCATTGCCACCAAGCAGCTAGAACACTTAAAGCAGCGGGAGAGCATCCTGAAAGTGGACTAAAGATTAGAGATGCTGAAAAGCTAAAAAAATATGCTGATATGGCTGGACTTGATGCCAATAAGCCAATCAATGAATTAGCAGTAGAGTTTGCAAACTGGGTTATGGCAGATATTCACTCTCCATTTCACATACCTTCAAAGGCAGTGGAAGCTTTTGCACCTACAAGAAGAAAGGAATTGTGGAATAAGCTAGGTTTATTCCCTGGTGGAGGATATAGTGAGATAGCCTTTGCTCAAACTCAATGTATGACTAATTTTAATTCTGATCCAGTAGAATTTTTATTAAGATCGGTAAGATTAGGTATTGCCAATGAATATCAAGGTTTATTCCTCTTAGACATAATACAAGAAATACTAATGGGAACTCAAAAGATAGAAATGAAAAAGCAGAATATGGGGCTTTTAAAAGAAAACATGGTAAATATCATTACCAATGGTCACATGCCGCTGCTAGCTCATGTTGCTCTGGAAATGGCTTCAACTGATGAATGGCAGCAAAAGGCTAAAGAGGCTGGTGCAGAGGGCATTCAAATGCTTGGCCACGTATGTGAAGGTCAGCAGCTTATTAATTATGATGGAACTCATAATCAAAAGGCCTATGCAGGGCAAGAAGGAGAATGGCTATCAGAAGAATATCTATTTGCAACTGGTGTAATAGACCTGTTTATGTTTGATTACAACTGTACTATACCTACCTTGCCAGTATATGCAAAGAGATTTGGTACTAAAATGTTAGGAACTCATCCAGTAATTAAGCTTCAAGGCACTGAGACTTTAGATTTTGTGCCTGAAAAAATGAAGGAACAGGCTGCAAAGGCATTGAATGAGGCAATTGATGGATTTAAAGCAAGAAAAGCAGAAAACAGAAAGGTTTATATACCTAAGCATGTATCTGATTGTATGGTTGGATTTAGTACCGAATCTGTAAGAGAAGCTCTTGGTGGAAGCTTTAAACCTCTTATAGACCAGATTGTTAATGGAAACATAAGAGGTATAGCAACTATAGTTGGATGTACTACCGCAAGATATGGTCAAGGTGGAAGTAATATATTTAAAATAACTCAAGGCTTGATAAAGAACAATATATTAGTACTTTCAGGAGGCTGTACTTCAAGTGTTATGGAATATACAGGATTAACAAATCCAAAGGCTGCAGATGAATGTGGAGAAGGCCTTAAAGCAGTATGTAAGCAGCTTGGAATACCACCTGTACTTACTTATGGAGCATGTGTGGATATTGGAAAGATGACACATACAGCAAAGGAAATTGCAGATGCTCTTGATGTTGACACTAATATGCTTCCAATAGTAATAGGAGCACCAGAGTATCTAGAGCAGAAGGCAGTAGCAGATGCATGTACTGCTGTGGCTCTTGGATGGCTTGTGCATGTTGCACCAGTTCCATCAATTACAGGCAGCAGTGTAGTTGTAGAAACATTAACTCATACTACTGAAACTCTAGGACTAGGAAAAGTAGTAGTAGAAATGGATGCAGAAAAAACAATACAAATATATGTTGATCATATTGAAAAGAAGAGAAAAGAGCTTGGTTTAACAACATAG